AGACAGCAGGTATCGATTTGAAAGAGGCATGGAGGCAAATGGAAGAGATTTACGATCGTGGGTGGGCCAAAAACATTGGGGTCTCAAATTTCGATGTCGAGAGCCTTGAATATATCCGCACTATCGGGAAATATCAACCTGTTGTAAATCAGATAGAATTCAGCGCATACATGCAGCAACAATCACCAGGAATAATCTCATACTGCAAGAAGCATGGGATAGCTATCGAAGGATATTCTCCACTTGTTCCATTGACGAAGGGAAAACCTGGTCCCTTAGATGACATCCTTCCTTTGATGGCGAAGAAATACGGAAAATCagagcttcaaattcttttaAGATGGGTTGTACAGAATGGTGTTATTGCGATAACAACATCTGCGCAACAGAAGAGAATTGATGAATCTCTTGACATTTTCGACTTCGAGTTGTCCAGCGAGGACTTCACTTCCATTACCGAAGTTGGTAAAACCAAAATCTTCCGAAACTTCATGACTGACCTGTATGGCAAATATGATAGTATACTCTACAAAGACCTATAGTATATTAGGTACAGAATTCTCTTAAAGAGACTTGTTTAAACTTTTCCTCCATTCTCTAAACTCCGAAGTCAAAATGCCTTCTCCATTCACTAGCTGGTCGTATTCAGTATCacttttttcaatctcGACAAGTTTGAGGTGATTGTTCTCAAAGGTCAATCTGTAAGCTCTTATGTGTTCAGCTGACTCTTCTCGAGGAATACTAGACAGCAGCCACTCTGTGAGTGCACCGTACCACCTAACGGCATCCATACACGCGTTTGTCAACTGAGGGTTGTTGTTCTTAAGTAAAAGGGGAACTTCTTGGGTGGAATACTCTTCAACACTTCGTAAAATGAAATTCTCGTCTCTAAACCCATAAATGACCCGGTTAATTCCAACTAGAAAACATTGTAGCCATGTTTTGAacatttttctttcaaaagcgcgCGCTTCTGCAAAAGTTGATACGCCCTTAGTGCACTTTAACTCCGCGTAGTGTTTGAGGTTGTCAGAAGAATCTTCAGTGAAATCAAATACGCAATCCACTTCTGCTCCAAGGACTAGCTTACAGTGTCCAACACCGGACCTCACAACCGTAATGTACTGATCACCATTGCAACATATCCTCTTATGCCTTTTCTCCAAACTGTTTCTCGTGACCTGTGGGAGCGGTTTCGATATGGTTGAAAGAGTCTCAAATTTATAGCCACTGTAGTATGAGCGGTATTCCATCGAACTTGTATTAGCTGGAGGTGGATGTGCTTGATTTGGCTCTCGAATGAAAAGCTGTCCATTAAAAGATAAGACCCGCAGATCGACGCGATTATATTTTGGACTATCGAATGCTGCTGATATCAACTTCCTCATGATTCCCCTGAAAGTTATGATATCAGCTGgaactttcttgtttttacGTTCTTCATAGGCCTGTATTGTTTTTAAAAGTCCGCTAAGCGTACATGCATCAACATCGGGGTTCCCAAAGCactctttgaactttttaaTCCCGCTACAAAGGTCCAAATTCCTCTCAAGCTCTGTGTCTGGGAGATAGTAGTAACTGAGTTTGGAGCTATCATTCACAAGAAATTGCCCCTCTTGTGTTTTGGAGTAAAAGCCAAGCTCTTTAGGCTGCTTCAAGCTACTAGCCGCGCTTCTTTTCTGCACAAACAAATCTGCAGACAGGCCCATTATAGCTGCCGACGTTTCGCAACAGAAATTCCTGAGGATATTAAAAAAGCTCGAATGTGAAACTATTGAAATCGGAAAGCTTGataattttgaaactggagcttcaggaaagGGAGTATGTGATTCgccgctcttcttcgccggTCAAACGAGCTCACGAGTGGTGGTGACTTGTTTGGCGTATgaaaagagctcttgaCGAAGttcaatttgaaaaaaaaaaatttgatatcTAGTCATAACTCGCCAACAGAAGGGGCAAACATAATTGACCACATAAAAAGAATGGCCAAGCTCATCATTGCCAGTAAGGCGCCTGTTGTGGCTTATTCTGAATTGATTGCTGCCCGCCTTGTTAACAGTGCAAAAACAGATGCTATCGAAAttgagtttgttgaagacaaaaaaagctctccTGCTACCTTTGAGGACAGCTGCGATGATGTCCTAAAGAGAATTGTCCAGACTTATCCTGAGGTTTTTAAGCACGGTTTTGAGAACTGTGACGAGTGGGCCAAACTAGCGTCGGAAGAGCTGACAGTCAAGaacttccaaaagctttccgTATCGCTCGCCAAATTAGATGCCTGTTTAAACTTTAGAACCTTCATCCTAGGAGGCACTACCTTTTCTGCGGCAGACATTGCGTGCTGGGGGTCACTTAGATCAAACGGTATGGTCGGGTCAATCATTAAGAACAAGGTCTATGTCAATGTTTCTCGTTGGTACACGCTTTTGGAGCAGATCCCAGAGTTTGGGTCTGCTCACGAGTTCCTTGTCAAGACCTTGCaagagttgaagaaggcttCCACTTcgaacaagaagaaagagactCACAAAGCGAACTTCGAGATTGACTTGCAGGACGCTAAAGTCGGAGAAGTGGTTACACGTTTCCCACCAGAACCATCTGGATACTTGCATATTGGCCATGCTAAAGCTGCTATTTTAAACCAGTACTTTGCTCAAGAGTATAAGGGTAAACTCATCATTAGATTCGATGACACAAacccttcaaaagagaaagaagagtttcAGGACTCTATCTTGGAAGATTTGGAGCTTTTAGGAATCAAGGGTGATAGAGTCACTTATTCTTCTGATtactttcaagaaatgtATGACTTGTGTGTCAAGATGATCGAAGAAGGAAATGCATACTGTGACGACACTCCAACGGACAAGATGAGGGAGGAGCGTATGGATGGTCTAGCTTCTGCCAGAAGAGATCGCagcgttgaagaaaatttgAGGATCTTCActcaagaaatgaagaatGGCACTGAAGAGGGATTGAAAAACTGTGTTCGTGCTAAAATTGACTACAAAGCTCTTAATAAGACACTGAGAGACCCTGTCATCTATAGATGTAACCTCACTCCACACCACAGAACTGGCTCTACTTGGAAAATTTACCCAACTTACGACTTTTGCGTCCCCATTGTTGATGCATTAGAAGGAGTCACTCACGCATTGCGTACTATTGAATACAGAGATAGAAATGCTCAATACCAATGGATGCTTGACGCTCTTCATCTAAGAAAGGTTCATATCTGGGATTTTGCTCGTGTTAACTTTGTTAGAACCCTCCTCTCTAAGAGAAAATTGCAATGGATGGTTGACAAGGACCTAGTCTCCAACTGGGATGACCCAAGGTTCCCCACTGTGAGGGGTGTTAGAAGAAGAGGTATGACTGTCGAAGGTTTGAGAAACTTTGTGCTGTCTCAAGGGCCCTCCAGAAATGTCATTAACTTGGAATGGAACCTAATTTGGGCATTTAACAAAAAGGTTATTGATCCTGTTGCTCCTAGACATACCGCGATCGTTAAGCCTGTTAAGTTCCATGTTGAAGGCGCTCCTCAAACGCCTGATGTTCAAATCAAACTGAAGCACAAGAAAAACCCAGCGGTTGGAGAGAAGAAGGTTATCTACTATGCTGACATTCTGATTGACCAGGATGATGCTGACGCCGTAACCGAAGGGGAAGAGCTCACTCTGATGGACTGGGGTAACGCAATTGTCACTAAGAAGAATGCCGATGGATCTTTGACCGGTAAGTTGCACCTTGAGggtgacttcaaaaagacaaaattgAAGCTGACCTGGTTGGCTGACACTGACGACAAGGTTGATGTCGATTTGGTTGACTTCGACCACCTTATCACCAAGGACAAGCTTGAGGAAGGAGAAGACTTCGCGGACTACTTGACTCCTCAAACCGAATTCCACGTTTCAGCTGTTGCGGATTTGAATGTCAAGGACATGAAGAAGGGCGACATCATCCAGTTTGAAAGGAAGGGTTACTACAGACTCGACTCTTTCGCGACAGCTGACAAACCATATGTCTTCTTCGCCATCCCAGATGGCAAATCCGTCAACAAATACGGTGCTAAAAAATAACTTTAGTGTTAACTTGTTAGCTTTTGTATTGCAATAATATACATTTGTATAGACGAATCACAGAATTATTCTACTcactgtttttgagctgcctTATGATAAAAGACCTGACAATTATTTCGCAAATTGATACTAAAACGCTCACAAAAATGACTGCAATAAACCACCAGGTGATTCTTGCCATATTTCGTTCGGCTACAGAATCAACGCagatatcaaaaaactcaagGAAAACTTTGCACCGGTCATTCAAAACTTGCACTCTCTGATCAATTTCCAAATATTCACGCATTGCCAAATATAGTGGGTGAAGGCTTGGCTCAAAAGACCAAAAGAACTCCGGGGTATCTAGAACGCTTGAAGAGAGGTTTACATCAACTCTCAGCTTAAAAAGCTTACCGgatttcttgagcagctgTTCTCTTTTTAGGCCTAACGTCCCATATAAAGCAAGTCTCTTAGGCAGCTTGGACACGGTGCCCAAAATAGGAGATATTCTGGATTCAAACCTTGACAATTTGGTAGATTGGGCGATTGAGTGTGATAGAGTCAATTTTATAATGTGATCACCGGAGCGGAGAGTCACTATATCATTGAAAATACGAGGCCTTTCAACATTCATATCGTACTCAAAATGAAATTGCTCAGTTTCAATGTCTTGCTCGTCTAACGGCCTAATGATCATATTGTCGTGCTCTGCAAACGCAATATCGCCAAGTATAttcttttcttggatttCTGTAAAATTCCAAAAAACTACTACACCGTAACTGAAAATGAAGATCTCTGCATGTTGCTGCTTACTGGATCCATAATTTTCGAGTGACTGACTCTCCATATACGGATTTTGAGATCTATTGCCCACAGCGCTTATGTTCTTGCTTTGGTCCGTATCCCGCCCCTCTTCGGCGAAAAACTGAGGTTCACTGGgatcaaaagaagcagtATTATTGCTCGAGTTATTTGGGAGATGATCCGGTGTCGGCAGCGAATCATTTCTTTCATTGTCCTTCCCTGCAGTGTCACTAAGCTCAAAGTTGTTGTTCATGTCTTCGACTGTTTCAACCCCCGAGTAGTATTCATAATGGTGGTCTCTCTGTTCACTCTTGTCAATGAGCCGATCTATGAGTGTTTTACCACCAATggtcttttttgaaacGTTGGATTTTATCCTAAAGCCATCCTTGCCAGGGAGCAGCGGCAGGCAATAGGGAACATATAGACATTCATCATAGAGCCGCGGCGAGACATCATGAGTGTATCTCAAGAAGTCagaagttgagctcatctcaaaaCCCTCCGCAACATTGTAAGCTGTAATCCGCGACATTTCTTCGTCGTAGTTCTCTTGGCCGTCAGGGTCATGTCTATTATATTTGAGCGGCCGTCGTCTTTCCATCTGAAGAGCATTATTTTTACGATCCGAGTCCTCCGGAATCAGCActagcttttttgaagttttagaagttcttggaggGAGAGGGTTTATCAACTTAGTATACTGTCCGGGTGAACTATGGTGAGCAAATGGGGCCATTTCATGAGATGATATCGAAAGTCGTTCTTCCCGCCTACCAGAGGGCACATCAGAGACGTCTGAGAGGATGTTATCGATTGAGATATCGCTGAATTTACCTTGTTGTCGTAGCTTAGCCCTGCTTCGACGCATGGGGCCTAGGTCGGAACCGCTTGCAGAATTTCCTCGCATGCTTCCTCTGCTAGAAGCAGAAAACCCTTGATATGTGTCAGATTTCTCTCTCGCTGCTCTGCCGCCACGAAGACCTGCTGCATGGCCAGCAAATGGCGCACCAATCCGCTTCTTACTAGACCGCGCATCAGTCACTAAAATCGAAGGAGACCTCCGAGACATGGAGGTTCTCCTGCCAGGTCCTTCCTGGAATCCCAAGGAGCTTTGCATGCCCGCAATATATCAGTTCTATCGTTATTGAGTTCGACTTACAGCTTGAAGATCGACGAAACCCGTCAGCTTGAGGGAGCTCACCACAAACGAGGGTCtaatttttcaaaatcaatttGTTATTTCCTTCATGATTCTGGAAGCTCTTGACTTTAAGATGGATGCGTGAATAATTAAGCAGATCTTTAACTTCTTTAATGTCTGATATCGATGAGGATCTATTAGCACTGGCTGGTGCCAGTAgtggcgaagaagaagaagaggatgtCCAAATAggctcatcaaaaaaaaggtcGCGGTCGGATCATCAATCGTCGAGTAAAAGGAGAATTGttgacgaggacgaggagcaagatgacgacgaagaagagggagAAGAGGACGACTATAACCCCGAAGCAGCCTCCTACGATATGGAtagtgaagaagacgaggacgaagaacCAAATCCTTTTCCCTTGGAGGGCAAATATAAAAACGAGGAGGATCGGAGCTACTTGGAGTCTCTTCCTGAAATGGAGCGCGAAACAATGCTTTTCGAAAGATCACAAACAATGCAAAAGTACCAAGAAAGGCgtgttttgaaagaaagaGCCAAAAACATTAGAGATCAGCAACAAAAGCGACAGCTGCAGCAAgaaggaaagaagacgCGGTCTTCTACCAGGTCTACACGTACTACAGGACACAGCGATCTAAAGGAATCAAGGCTTTCTGAACTTAAAAAGCAGAGAGCTAAGAAAAAAGGCACCTACGAATAtagcgaagaagaagaggaagaaggccaaaatgaagaggacgagTATGGGTATCAGGACCAGGAAGATGAAAGCGAAGACGATTATGAGCCCATGTACAAAAAAGGTAAAAcagaagatgaggaggagCTTAAGTGGgcagaagatgaagatcTTGACCGAGAGCCCGAGCTTGGAGATTTCAACAGAATAAAGATTGGGCGCTCGTTTGTTGCGAAGTTTTGCTTTTACCCCGAGTTTAATGATATGATCAAGGGATGCTATGGGAGAGTCAACGTTGGTGTTGACAAGCGGAGCGGCCAGACCTTATATCGTAtggtcaaaattgaaaaagtgtTTTTACAAAAGCCATACAATATGGGCAAGTTTTTCACTAACCAATACTTTGGTGTCACTCAAGGAAAAAATCGAAAAGTGTTTCagatgaactttttcagcgATGGTGCTATAACACAACCTGAGTTTGAAAGATATTTGAGGTCTCTTGAAACCTCAGAGATAAACAAGCCCTCACTTTATATTATAAACAACAAATCGAACGAGATCAACAGTTTTGTGTCTCAACCGGTGACATCCAAGTTAACAGACGAGCTGGTTCGTAATAGGATGATCTTTAACAAGAAATTGTCGGGAACCAATGCTGTTCTCGAAAAAACAATACTCAAAGATAAGTTACAGTACGCTAAGGAAAGCGGGAGTGAGCGCGATGTTGCAAAGTATTCATCTCAGTTGAGAAACCTCGAAAAACGTCTTTCCTCCTATGAAAAGCATCATGAAAATGACCAAGCCGGATCTAAAAAGCTTGGCGCAttaacttcaaaaaatagAAGAGTCAACCTTGATAAAGGTAAAAACGTCGAGGtcaccaagaaagaagacacGCCTTTTGATGCTAAGACTGATCCATTTAGCAGACTCAAAACCAGGACAAAGATATATTACCAGGAAAtccaaagagaagagaacGAAAAGGCCAAAGAGCTGGCTAGACAAgagcaacttcaaaaagacgACCTGAACCTAGTAGAGAAAGAACgcaagcttttgttggCTAAATTTAAAAACTTGGGCGGGCTGGAGGACATTATTAGCAACATGGACTTCCAGGTAAGCTTAGATGTGTAATACGCCAGCTTCTACCAACATCGCGCAAGTCCGTGATTTTGTTTAAACTTGATATGGCTACCTCTGATCTTTGTAATTTTGTAATTCTAGTATAGTTTTTTTCACTTCTTTGTTGACAATGCTACTAATCACGTATCCTCGACGCTGCAACATCAATGGAAgtcaatgaagaagttgccgATAAGATAGCAGAGTTGGCTTCCGAGTACTATAGGAAGCTAAAACCCTCGGCAAAGCCTACTGTTCGGTCAAATGGTACCAAAGAATGGAATGTCTTAGCTTGCGTGGTGGCCATTAATCGTGCAAATGAAGACTTAAGATTGGTGTCTTTAGCAACCGGAGTCAAGGCAGCTCCCAACGAGGACTTAAAAAGAAGCAACGGAAGGATTCTTCATGACTGTCATGCAGAAATTTTGGCACTCCGCGGCTTCAATGCtgtgcttttgaagcagatacagcttttgaaagattcaCAGTCGCACCCAGTCCCCGATTTGGTTTCATCGTCCAGCGACAATTCGGGCATCTACAGACTTAACGAAGAATGGTCATTTGCGCTATATATATCCAGAGCTCCCTGCGGAGACGCAAGCATGGGGCTGCTGTATGATGAAGGTTGCATTTCGTTTACGGACGATGACCGTTGCCAGTATGTTGATGACAACAATAAAACTATTATACGGGGGAGATTCAATTATGCAAAAAAAGGCTACGTGAGAACTAAGCCTGGCCGGAAGGACTCTAAAGTAACTTTATCAAAGTCTTGCACCGATAAACTTTGCTCGAAACAAGTTTTatccattttgaactcgTTAACCTGGGACCTACTCGAGGCTCCGGTGTTCCTTGAATACATAGTTATTCCACAATTGCCCCGCGTGGCTGAAGCGGATTTTGAACGCGCATTTGACACCAGAATAAAAGATTCCGTTCCGATGGAAAAAGTGCAAATACTCTCGTGCTCACAACGCTTTGATGATGACAAGACTTACGAAAATCAGCCGCCTTCACTGATGAGTAGTATTCTGCTCAACATTATTGAGGGCCAGGTAACACAACAGCAGTCAATATTAAATGGCGTGAAGTGTGGAGCGTTTGTTAAGCCGCCCAATCCTCTAAAGAAAAACTGCGAGACGGTAGTAAGTCGAGCATCACAGTGGAGCTTGTTTAAACAGATAAAAGGGGGCGTCGACTCTCAAACTTACCGAGAGTTCAAAAGTCAGCAAACCGACAGAAACGCTCTAAAAGAAAGGATACGTCTAGCTCTTTCCAAAGACGGGTGGGTGGGCACAGAATCAGATGATTGTGGTTAACTTTGTATGTCCGGTATATATATGTCTCAGGCCTTTACGAATGTAGGACTCAATCATCATCGGGGCCATCGTCTATAActtcagcatcttcttcgtttaCGGCGCCCTGGTTCTCTGCCGCCAACTCGGCTCCTTGCAACAAGTCAATCAGGTCATCGAGTTCGTCACCATGTACTAAATCTATGGGCTTTTGGCCAGCTTGATTTACAATTCGGGGATCAGCTCCAACTTCAATAAGGTTTCTCGCAATGAAAGTTCCATGCTCTGGTTCCTCAATCGCATACCTTACTGCACAATGAAGCGGAGTGTCTCCTTCGACTTTGTTCTTGGAGTCAATCTCGATTCCACCTTCTTGGTCGAGGATTACATCTAGCACATCCCATGACCCATACATGCAACACAAATGCAAACCTGAGTTGCCCATTGGATCGTGAGCTGTATTGATCAGATCTGCAATTTGTGCTTCATTATTTcccagttcttgaaaaactgtTTCGAGCAGGTCAACGTTGTTTCGCCTCGACGCGTCTAATAGCTGTTCTCGTAACGAGGCTCCGTCACTCATTTTACTTCTTTAACTGATATGTTCAGCACAATTTCTCAATCTTGTTAGTTGAAATAGGGTTTTCCCTTACCTGTAATTTTCCCTCATGATGtgcaaaaagttcaaacttCCGTGATGATTTGCAACTCAGAAAGAACTTTAGCCAAGATGaaggaaaagctcaaagaagctaTAGTTGGTGCGCAGTCTACTAATGGCCAAGTAAGAGAAAATTCTGAGAATGCTTTATGGAGCCTGTGCTCGGAAAATCCCAGTGCAACCTGTACATCTCTAATGCAGCTAGCTTGCGGTATTGAAAATGCGGTAGAAGACCGAATCTTTAGCCTGTTGTCCTTAAGGAAACTAATCACTATGTATTGGAGTGCAGGGTTTGAATCTTATAGAGGTCCGCCGGGTATTGGAGACGAAGGGAAACGAATGATTAGAGAATCATTATTGAATTTGGGCCTCGACGACAGCCAGGATACGAGACTGAAAAACTGCTCTTCTTATTGCATTGTCCAAATTGCCGCAGTTGATTTTCCTGATGAGTGGCCTACCCTTGTCGATTCAATCTTTGACGCGATACTGCAGCGCCAATCTCTTAGTGCCCTATATGTGCTCaatgaaatttttgatgatgtaGTATCAGAGGAGATGTTTTTCCATCGCGGTATTGGATGGCAGACGATACAGCTCATTTTCAGGATTTTGAGCAACTCAGATAGTTCCACACAGGCCAAAACAGCTTCTGCTAAACTCTATCAAGCGTGTCTTTTACAATTACAATCCCCGATGGCAACTTCAACGCAGGACTACAAATACGCGCTCTCTAACCATATCCAAGAATCAGTTCTCTTACTCATAAAGGTATTAAAAGAACATCACATCGCCAAAGGGATCAACACAAGTGCTCTCAATCTCCAACAAGTTTTACTAAGCTGTCTTAATACCATCAAAACtgggttttcaaagaagctttttacTATAGAATCGGCACAGGAACTCATAGAATTTTTGTTCGAGAATTTCAGGAAAATCGCAGAACTTTGTATCGATGTAACGATTGACCCTGATATGAAGCTTGCTGCTAACGAAGTTGGGATCCAGATGGTTTCCCTTTTTGCGACTTTAATGGATACTTTGACAGAGAATCAAAATTGGAACTTTATAGTGGAGAGCTTTGTGATTGCTGGAATGATAAGCGACGAGGACGCAGAGTGCTGGGATAATGACTTTAATGTTTTCGCGAGCAAGGAAACCGGCCTCTCAACATCTTTCACTGTCAGAGACGAATGTGAACAGTTTATGCAGGGACTCTCTGGCTTCGCATATAATTCAGTTTTCAATGCCCTCACTTCAGCCCTAATCTACAACGAATCCCCCAATTGGAAGGTTCAGGAGTCGATACTGTTTTTTATCCAGGCTCTCTGCGGaaatgaagatgatgaagtctCTTTTaattttgagaaaactcAATCTTTGCTTAACACACTGCGACAGATactggagctggaagacTCGCATATACTCGTCAAGACAAGGAGTTTGATTGCCTTGCCAAAGGTTATAGAAAGGTTTATGGAGACTTTGGAAAGCGTCAAAGCACTAGTGAAGGATTCTTTATTTCACTCTTTTTCATTGGCTCGTCAGACACCTAGTTATACAGTCAAGATAGGCTGCTTAATATCTTTTACTTACTACGCAAGTTTTGCGGAATTGGATTCGGTCTTGGGTCCTGGATTTTATGGGGAAGCCCAGAGATCTGTGTCCGCCATTATTCAAGAACTCCTGGaggaagctgaagaagatacACCCAGCATTTTGTTAGAGGCCTTAGCGCCCACTCTATCTTCAAACCACAAAACTACAGAAACAATCTCGTTTTATCAGCTGGCGTTACAACTGATACTTAAAATTTCCTCCAAACATCCTTCCAACATTCAAGTTGGTTTAGAAGCTCAAGATTGTTTGTCTAATCTTCTCAAGAGTACTAGCACGGAGGAATATGTCACATACTCAAAGACTTGCATTCCGTTATTCGCAAATGTTCTCAACGGTATGATAGAGAACAAGTTTGCTTATGCCCCGATAGTTTGCCTTTCCCTAGAAATGCTTACAGTCTTTATAAAAAGAAAACCAAGGGATGGCTGCTTGCCCAGCGATATCACATCATATGTCTTCAATCCTTTATCTGACATTCTTATCAACTCCTCTGATGATGAGATAATGCAGCTTACATCTGATGCCCTAGTGTATCTTATAAGCAATTCTGAGCCACACCAACTTTTTCCTCACCTTAACGTGGTTCTATGCGACCTGGAAAAACTTCTTTCGGCTGAAACTTCTGACTCAGGTGCAATACATGTTGGAAACCTTGTTGTTGTCGTATtagaaaagttttcaaagcagcTTCAGGAAATCTATCCCAGAATACTTGAAGCTGCCACCAAAAAATTTCTTGGCGCGCATAATGTGTTTACAACAGAAAACTTGGCTAATGTGTTTTGCTATCTGGTGTCCCTCAACCCTGCTGAAGTAATAAATTTCTTatcttctttctcgattgatcaacaagaacaaagtgTACTTTGCCCCGTGCTGTCCAAGTGGCTAGAGtcatttgaagttcttcgaGGTGAAAAACGTATAAAAGAAAATATTATGGCTCTCTCGAAGCTATTTTTCCAAGCCGACAGCAGAATTGATAAAATTTACGTGAATGGAGATCCTATTCCATACTCTGGGGATATGATTATAACAAGATCGATGGCAAAAAGCATGCCTGAGAAATACACGAGGATTACAGCATACCAAAAGATTGTTAAGCTGTTTGTTGCCGAACTTGACTTTCAAACGTCTCAAACAGACCTTGAAAAGTACATACCTATGAGCGCTAAAAAGACTGAATGCTCCACAATAG
The Lachancea thermotolerans CBS 6340 chromosome G complete sequence genome window above contains:
- a CDS encoding aldo-keto reductase superfamily protein (similar to uniprot|Q07551 Saccharomyces cerevisiae YDL124W NADPH-dependent alpha-keto amide reductase reduces aromatic alpha-keto amides aliphatic alpha-keto esters and aromatic alpha-keto esters), producing the protein MVADIPTVELKGSGDKLPVIGFGSGTKWRIAKAEGEKKDQFIQELADQVSNAIKAGFNHIDAAEAYKTHPEVGAGIANSGVPREKLWVTDKYTPWSWTWRKGKGPLESLELSLGKMQMQYVDLYLVHVPFINPETAGIDLKEAWRQMEEIYDRGWAKNIGVSNFDVESLEYIRTIGKYQPVVNQIEFSAYMQQQSPGIISYCKKHGIAIEGYSPLVPLTKGKPGPLDDILPLMAKKYGKSELQILLRWVVQNGVIAITTSAQQKRIDESLDIFDFELSSEDFTSITEVGKTKIFRNFMTDLYGKYDSILYKDL
- the RAI1 gene encoding decapping nuclease (highly similar to uniprot|P53063 Saccharomyces cerevisiae YGL246C RAI1 Nuclear protein that binds to and stabilizes the exoribonuclease Rat1p required for pre-rRNA processing) produces the protein MGLSADLFVQKRSAASSLKQPKELGFYSKTQEGQFLVNDSSKLSYYYLPDTELERNLDLCSGIKKFKECFGNPDVDACTLSGLLKTIQAYEERKNKKVPADIITFRGIMRKLISAAFDSPKYNRVDLRVLSFNGQLFIREPNQAHPPPANTSSMEYRSYYSGYKFETLSTISKPLPQVTRNSLEKRHKRICCNGDQYITVVRSGVGHCKLVLGAEVDCVFDFTEDSSDNLKHYAELKCTKGVSTFAEARAFERKMFKTWLQCFLVGINRVIYGFRDENFILRSVEEYSTQEVPLLLKNNNPQLTNACMDAVRWYGALTEWLLSSIPREESAEHIRAYRLTFENNHLKLVEIEKSDTEYDQLVNGEGILTSEFREWRKSLNKSL
- the GUS1 gene encoding glutamate--tRNA ligase GUS1 (highly similar to uniprot|P46655 Saccharomyces cerevisiae YGL245W GUS1 Glutamyl-tRNA synthetase (GluRS) forms a complex with methionyl-tRNA synthetase (Mes1p) and Arc1p complex formation increases the catalytic efficiency of both tRNA synthetases and ensures their correct localization to the cytoplasm); its protein translation is MAKLIIASKAPVVAYSELIAARLVNSAKTDAIEIEFVEDKKSSPATFEDSCDDVLKRIVQTYPEVFKHGFENCDEWAKLASEELTVKNFQKLSVSLAKLDACLNFRTFILGGTTFSAADIACWGSLRSNGMVGSIIKNKVYVNVSRWYTLLEQIPEFGSAHEFLVKTLQELKKASTSNKKKETHKANFEIDLQDAKVGEVVTRFPPEPSGYLHIGHAKAAILNQYFAQEYKGKLIIRFDDTNPSKEKEEFQDSILEDLELLGIKGDRVTYSSDYFQEMYDLCVKMIEEGNAYCDDTPTDKMREERMDGLASARRDRSVEENLRIFTQEMKNGTEEGLKNCVRAKIDYKALNKTLRDPVIYRCNLTPHHRTGSTWKIYPTYDFCVPIVDALEGVTHALRTIEYRDRNAQYQWMLDALHLRKVHIWDFARVNFVRTLLSKRKLQWMVDKDLVSNWDDPRFPTVRGVRRRGMTVEGLRNFVLSQGPSRNVINLEWNLIWAFNKKVIDPVAPRHTAIVKPVKFHVEGAPQTPDVQIKLKHKKNPAVGEKKVIYYADILIDQDDADAVTEGEELTLMDWGNAIVTKKNADGSLTGKLHLEGDFKKTKLKLTWLADTDDKVDVDLVDFDHLITKDKLEEGEDFADYLTPQTEFHVSAVADLNVKDMKKGDIIQFERKGYYRLDSFATADKPYVFFAIPDGKSVNKYGAKK
- the RMD8 gene encoding Rmd8p (similar to uniprot|P43620 Saccharomyces cerevisiae YFR048W RMD8 Cytosolic protein required for sporulation); translated protein: MQSSLGFQEGPGRRTSMSRRSPSILVTDARSSKKRIGAPFAGHAAGLRGGRAAREKSDTYQGFSASSRGSMRGNSASGSDLGPMRRSRAKLRQQGKFSDISIDNILSDVSDVPSGRREERLSISSHEMAPFAHHSSPGQYTKLINPLPPRTSKTSKKLVLIPEDSDRKNNALQMERRRPLKYNRHDPDGQENYDEEMSRITAYNVAEGFEMSSTSDFLRYTHDVSPRLYDECLYVPYCLPLLPGKDGFRIKSNVSKKTIGGKTLIDRLIDKSEQRDHHYEYYSGVETVEDMNNNFELSDTAGKDNERNDSLPTPDHLPNNSSNNTASFDPSEPQFFAEEGRDTDQSKNISAVGNRSQNPYMESQSLENYGSSKQQHAEIFIFSYGVVVFWNFTEIQEKNILGDIAFAEHDNMIIRPLDEQDIETEQFHFEYDMNVERPRIFNDIVTLRSGDHIIKLTLSHSIAQSTKLSRFESRISPILGTVSKLPKRLALYGTLGLKREQLLKKSGKLFKLRVDVNLSSSVLDTPEFFWSFEPSLHPLYLAMREYLEIDQRVQVLNDRCKVFLEFFDICVDSVAERNMARITWWFIAVIFVSVLVSICEIIVRSFIIRQLKNSE